One window from the genome of [Clostridium] celerecrescens 18A encodes:
- a CDS encoding 6-phospho-beta-glucosidase, which translates to MKKGVKIVAIGGGSSYTPELVDGFLKRYKTLPVKELWLVDIPEGKEKLQIVAEFAKRMVKKVGVSMKIHTTLDRREALSGADFVITQLRVGLLQARVKDERIPLKHGLLGQETNGAGGLFKGMRTIPVILDICKDMEELCPEAWLINFTNPVGMVMEGVNRYSGFRKFIGLCNVPYGMHKAVADQLGRPMEEVNVTMGGLNHMVYVTRVEADGKDITEDVVSHWGEGGVVKNIKAVNWDKDFVKELGVLPCSYHRYYYMAKEYLEEALEKYEKHETRAELVEQVEKKLFELYQDPGLNEKPELLSQRGGAYYSDSACNLIHSIYNDKGDIQVVNTVNRGAIKNFRSHEIVEVSCRITKDGPVPLNGVELPWTVNGLLQQIKSFEIAGCRAAITGSPQKALLALMINPLVGSQKEAKAVLYELLEAHKEYLPQFFSHKE; encoded by the coding sequence ATGAAAAAAGGTGTGAAGATCGTGGCAATCGGAGGAGGGTCCAGTTACACACCGGAGCTTGTGGATGGATTTTTAAAAAGGTACAAAACCCTGCCTGTGAAGGAGCTATGGCTGGTGGATATCCCTGAGGGGAAGGAAAAATTACAGATCGTAGCTGAATTTGCAAAACGTATGGTAAAAAAAGTAGGAGTTTCAATGAAAATCCATACAACCCTGGACCGTAGAGAGGCTCTTTCCGGAGCTGATTTTGTCATAACCCAGCTGCGGGTGGGGCTGCTGCAGGCAAGAGTGAAAGACGAAAGGATCCCCTTAAAGCACGGGCTCCTCGGACAGGAAACCAATGGTGCAGGCGGTCTTTTCAAGGGAATGAGAACCATACCGGTTATTTTGGATATCTGTAAGGACATGGAGGAACTGTGCCCGGAAGCATGGCTGATCAACTTTACAAATCCGGTGGGCATGGTCATGGAGGGCGTGAACCGTTACAGCGGCTTCCGGAAGTTCATCGGACTGTGCAACGTCCCTTACGGCATGCATAAAGCGGTGGCAGATCAGCTTGGCAGGCCCATGGAAGAGGTGAATGTCACCATGGGCGGTCTGAATCATATGGTTTACGTAACCAGAGTGGAGGCAGATGGAAAGGACATAACGGAAGACGTGGTCAGCCATTGGGGGGAAGGCGGCGTTGTGAAGAATATAAAGGCAGTCAATTGGGACAAAGATTTTGTAAAAGAGCTTGGAGTGCTGCCGTGCTCCTATCACAGATATTATTATATGGCTAAAGAATATCTGGAAGAAGCCCTTGAAAAGTATGAAAAACATGAGACAAGAGCTGAGCTTGTGGAACAGGTGGAAAAAAAGCTGTTTGAGCTTTACCAGGACCCTGGATTGAATGAAAAACCGGAACTGCTTTCCCAGCGGGGCGGTGCTTATTACAGTGATTCGGCATGTAATCTGATTCATTCCATTTATAATGATAAGGGAGATATTCAGGTGGTAAACACCGTAAACAGAGGTGCCATAAAAAATTTCAGAAGTCATGAGATCGTAGAAGTCAGCTGCAGGATCACAAAGGATGGACCGGTTCCCTTAAACGGAGTGGAACTGCCATGGACGGTCAACGGTCTTTTGCAGCAGATCAAATCATTTGAGATAGCCGGCTGCCGGGCGGCCATAACCGGAAGTCCGCAGAAGGCCCTGCTGGCACTTATGATCAATCCCCTGGTGGGATCCCAAAAAGAAGCAAAGGCCGTGCTTTACGAGCTTCTGGAAGCACATAAAGAATATCTGCCTCAATTTTTCAGCCATAAGGAGTGA
- a CDS encoding GNAT family N-acetyltransferase → MIFLDLNKENAGTACELFEDAVRAKEVLFRPFESKSDFCRFFMEDQAEEVHKITILEEHGWGFASGCFLSGESRAYLSMIVVKKEMQRQGIGKAMLACLEERLRKESGVSRIEIVFFNPMTFPWQIPGKKTADHPNAPGVDVGSNAYLFFKNCRYRDFAMQNSYYLDLHDYSEPDFAADIKERLEKEDITIEIYNTDRHYGMEVMIHKFQNPLWERDILGETAKGENSRPILIAAHNGKLIGFTGPLDVEKSGRGYFCGIGVDPDYRGKRISTILFCRLCISLKEKGADFMSLFTGENNPARNIYEAAGFRIVRTWADMRKEWKDG, encoded by the coding sequence ATGATATTTTTGGATCTGAATAAAGAGAATGCAGGAACCGCCTGTGAATTGTTTGAAGATGCGGTCCGGGCAAAAGAGGTATTGTTCCGGCCTTTTGAAAGCAAGAGTGACTTTTGCAGGTTTTTTATGGAAGACCAGGCAGAAGAGGTGCACAAAATCACCATTCTGGAGGAACATGGCTGGGGATTCGCATCCGGCTGCTTTTTAAGCGGCGAGAGCAGAGCCTATCTTTCCATGATTGTTGTAAAAAAGGAAATGCAGAGACAGGGAATCGGGAAAGCAATGCTTGCATGTCTGGAAGAGAGATTACGGAAGGAAAGCGGAGTTTCAAGGATAGAAATCGTTTTCTTTAATCCCATGACCTTTCCCTGGCAGATTCCCGGAAAAAAGACGGCAGATCATCCCAATGCTCCGGGAGTGGACGTGGGAAGCAATGCCTACCTTTTCTTCAAAAACTGCAGGTACCGGGATTTTGCCATGCAGAACAGCTATTATTTAGACCTTCATGATTATTCTGAGCCGGATTTTGCGGCAGACATCAAAGAAAGGTTGGAAAAAGAGGATATTACAATAGAAATCTATAATACTGACAGACATTACGGCATGGAAGTAATGATACATAAATTCCAAAATCCTTTATGGGAAAGAGACATTCTTGGGGAGACGGCAAAGGGAGAAAACAGCCGTCCCATTCTGATCGCAGCACACAATGGCAAATTGATCGGCTTTACAGGACCGCTGGATGTAGAAAAGAGCGGGAGAGGATATTTTTGCGGGATCGGTGTAGATCCCGATTACCGGGGGAAAAGGATATCAACAATCCTGTTCTGCAGGTTATGCATAAGCCTGAAGGAAAAGGGTGCAGATTTTATGAGCCTTTTTACAGGAGAAAATAATCCGGCAAGAAATATTTATGAGGCTGCAGGCTTCCGGATCGTGAGGACCTGGGCGGATATGAGGAAGGAATGGAAAGACGGATGA
- a CDS encoding PIG-L deacetylase family protein, producing the protein MERRMNGERKCIMAIGGHVGDAELTSGGFLATMALKGYRIVTVALTGGERGNPPDKSVKEYRIQKEKEAASFAGMLQGEAVVFPYTDGELPDNEEVRFRLCDMIRQYRPAALLTHWKNSMHKDHETTHRIVKDAQFFAGLSGLQRENSAHFAKGPYYAENWEDSAGFEKYIYLEVSKEGFELWKKAIDTHWFAMHSPSFPYKEYYEHLMRINGCLARTGYAEAFDVDQEQKKVILSEV; encoded by the coding sequence ATGGAAAGACGGATGAATGGGGAAAGAAAGTGCATCATGGCGATAGGAGGCCATGTGGGCGATGCAGAGCTGACAAGCGGCGGATTTCTGGCTACTATGGCACTTAAAGGTTACCGGATTGTTACTGTAGCATTGACCGGCGGGGAAAGAGGGAATCCGCCTGATAAGTCTGTGAAAGAATACAGGATACAAAAAGAAAAAGAAGCCGCTTCCTTTGCAGGAATGCTTCAAGGGGAGGCAGTGGTATTCCCTTACACAGATGGAGAATTGCCGGACAATGAGGAGGTAAGGTTTCGGCTTTGTGATATGATCCGGCAATACCGGCCTGCTGCATTGCTGACCCATTGGAAGAATAGCATGCACAAAGATCATGAAACAACCCACAGAATTGTTAAGGATGCTCAGTTTTTCGCAGGACTGTCCGGACTTCAAAGGGAAAACAGCGCTCATTTTGCAAAAGGACCCTACTATGCGGAAAACTGGGAAGATTCGGCTGGCTTTGAAAAATATATTTATCTGGAAGTATCAAAAGAAGGATTTGAACTATGGAAAAAGGCCATTGACACCCATTGGTTTGCCATGCACAGTCCATCGTTTCCCTATAAAGAATATTATGAGCATCTTATGAGGATAAACGGCTGTCTGGCAAGAACCGGGTACGCAGAGGCATTTGATGTGGATCAGGAACAAAAAAAGGTTATATTATCGGAAGTGTAA
- a CDS encoding exo-beta-N-acetylmuramidase NamZ family protein yields the protein MVKNGIDCVDRWHKVLDGKRLGLITSISGVDCHLNSTIDILHKKYRLTALFGPEHGVRGNVGAGGNVEDYIDKDTGLPVYSLYRKNLKRLTREMLDQVDAVVYDIQDIGVRYYTFISTMIYAMEECTRYGKELIILDRYNPLGDLAEGNCLKPGFESFVGTYHLCMRYGLTVGELALMVNEEKNLGCRLTVIPCEGWNRYTMHPETGHVWVMPSSGIPRYETALVYAGTCLFEGTNISEGRGTTAPFEIIGAPFVDAGKLVKRMTEKRLPGVLFSPAYFTPCFSKFKGEACEGIHIHVTDSRAFRSTVCGLELLDAIKTIYEDRFAFLDPYEGSTRRMEDLLFGSDQLTKKTASKDELLAGFERDAKAFSERKKAYHLYK from the coding sequence ATGGTGAAAAACGGAATCGATTGTGTGGACCGCTGGCATAAGGTCTTAGACGGGAAACGTCTGGGTCTGATCACTTCTATATCAGGCGTTGACTGTCATTTAAATTCTACCATCGACATACTTCATAAAAAATACCGGCTGACCGCCCTTTTTGGACCGGAGCACGGAGTCAGGGGTAATGTGGGAGCAGGCGGTAATGTTGAGGACTACATAGACAAGGATACCGGATTGCCGGTATATAGCCTGTACCGGAAAAATTTAAAGAGACTTACCAGGGAAATGTTAGATCAGGTGGATGCTGTCGTATATGATATTCAGGATATTGGAGTCAGATATTACACCTTTATATCAACGATGATCTATGCAATGGAGGAGTGCACAAGGTATGGAAAAGAGCTTATTATACTGGACCGTTATAATCCCCTGGGGGATCTGGCGGAGGGCAACTGCTTAAAGCCTGGATTTGAAAGCTTTGTAGGGACCTATCATCTGTGTATGCGCTATGGGCTTACGGTGGGAGAACTGGCCCTTATGGTAAATGAGGAGAAAAACCTTGGCTGCCGGCTGACGGTAATTCCCTGTGAGGGCTGGAACAGGTATACCATGCACCCGGAAACCGGTCATGTGTGGGTGATGCCAAGCTCGGGAATTCCAAGATATGAGACTGCCCTGGTATATGCGGGAACCTGCCTTTTTGAAGGAACGAATATATCAGAAGGAAGGGGAACTACGGCACCTTTTGAAATAATCGGTGCGCCATTTGTAGATGCAGGTAAGCTTGTAAAGCGTATGACAGAAAAAAGACTTCCAGGCGTGTTGTTTTCCCCGGCTTATTTTACACCCTGTTTTTCAAAGTTTAAGGGAGAAGCCTGTGAAGGAATCCATATTCATGTTACAGACAGCCGGGCCTTCCGGTCCACGGTCTGCGGTTTAGAGCTCCTTGATGCTATAAAGACCATTTATGAAGACCGCTTTGCTTTTCTGGATCCTTATGAGGGAAGCACCAGGCGAATGGAGGATCTTTTGTTCGGTTCAGATCAGCTGACAAAGAAAACAGCTTCAAAAGATGAATTGCTGGCCGGATTTGAGAGGGATGCAAAAGCGTTTTCTGAGCGTAAAAAAGCATATCATCTTTATAAATGA
- the nagZ gene encoding beta-N-acetylhexosaminidase, with the protein MTLKQKIGQMIVAGFPAGELREDMIRLIREYKVGNLILFSHNIESRNQLKGLCESIQRLVKEETGEFAFITIDQEGGVVRRLPEGSVSIPGAMALTQTGDKENAYEAALLTGQELRELGINFNLAPVLDINNNPDNPVIGVRSFGPDKTMVSEFGCAMVKGYLDAGIMCSVKHFPGHGDTAVDSHLSLPCIRKSYEELEQEELIPFIEAFRRGATAVTLAHILFPRIEKEHLPVTMSETIIQGILRNRLGFEGLVISDCLEMNAIKEYFGTATGAKKAIMAGVDLVFISHTASLAAEAAREIERAVESGEIPISRIDDAVERILAYKKRYAAPNANEGKKSLKEAGEFVKSLYRGSIRFTNRERGYGHPLGKKPVFLSCFAYRSTLASSRVMEDLLFAAYMQERFGGDAYSFSIDPDSREINEVLEKVKDKGYTNLVLGTYNGHLNRGQSSLARELEKLRIPMVMAAFRNPYDLDEVGDGVDKIAAYEYSRQSFEAVVPLFKQ; encoded by the coding sequence ATGACATTAAAACAAAAGATCGGGCAAATGATCGTAGCCGGTTTTCCGGCTGGGGAATTAAGGGAAGACATGATTCGGCTGATAAGAGAGTATAAAGTAGGGAACCTTATCTTGTTTTCCCATAACATAGAAAGCAGGAACCAGCTGAAGGGACTTTGTGAGTCCATTCAAAGGCTGGTAAAGGAAGAAACCGGAGAATTTGCCTTTATCACCATCGACCAGGAGGGGGGAGTTGTAAGAAGACTTCCGGAGGGATCGGTCAGTATACCGGGAGCAATGGCTCTTACACAGACCGGAGATAAGGAGAATGCGTATGAGGCGGCACTTCTTACAGGACAGGAATTAAGAGAGCTGGGAATCAATTTCAATCTGGCTCCGGTACTCGATATTAATAACAATCCGGATAATCCGGTGATCGGTGTGCGAAGCTTTGGACCGGATAAGACCATGGTATCCGAATTTGGCTGTGCAATGGTGAAGGGATATTTAGATGCCGGAATCATGTGTTCTGTGAAGCATTTTCCGGGCCATGGAGATACGGCAGTGGATTCTCATCTTTCCCTGCCCTGCATCCGGAAATCCTATGAAGAGCTGGAGCAGGAAGAGCTGATTCCATTTATAGAGGCCTTCCGGCGGGGAGCCACAGCCGTAACCCTTGCCCACATTTTATTTCCAAGAATTGAAAAGGAACATTTACCGGTAACCATGTCAGAAACCATAATCCAGGGAATCTTAAGAAACAGACTGGGATTTGAAGGGCTGGTGATTTCCGACTGCCTGGAAATGAATGCCATTAAAGAATATTTCGGTACTGCTACCGGTGCTAAAAAGGCCATTATGGCAGGCGTGGATCTTGTATTCATTTCCCATACGGCAAGCCTTGCAGCGGAAGCAGCCAGGGAAATAGAGAGGGCAGTGGAATCCGGCGAGATCCCAATATCCCGGATAGACGATGCAGTGGAACGGATCCTGGCATACAAAAAAAGATATGCGGCACCCAATGCGAATGAGGGAAAGAAATCCCTTAAAGAAGCGGGAGAGTTTGTAAAATCACTGTATCGTGGCAGCATACGGTTTACGAACCGGGAAAGAGGATATGGCCATCCGCTGGGAAAAAAACCTGTATTTTTAAGCTGTTTTGCCTATCGTTCCACTTTGGCCTCCAGCCGTGTGATGGAGGATCTGCTGTTTGCAGCATATATGCAGGAAAGGTTTGGAGGAGATGCGTATTCTTTTTCCATAGATCCGGATTCAAGGGAAATAAATGAAGTACTGGAAAAGGTAAAAGATAAGGGATATACCAATCTTGTACTTGGCACCTACAATGGGCATTTAAACCGTGGTCAGAGTTCCCTTGCAAGAGAACTGGAAAAGTTAAGGATACCGATGGTCATGGCGGCATTTCGAAATCCCTATGATCTGGACGAAGTCGGTGATGGGGTTGATAAAATTGCGGCATATGAATACAGCAGACAATCCTTTGAGGCGGTGGTGCCTTTGTTTAAACAGTGA